CGGCTGGCGCCACTGCCCCGTCAGCCCCCTCTCCAAGCCTCCCTGGTACGACTGGGCGATGGCACTGAATTCCCCCAGCAACCTGGCAGGccccagtgggcagggagaagggcccaggagaccccatgtggggcagggaaggagccagggcagcccctgggggtggggagggtggaggcccGCCCCTAGGAGCGCGCGGAATGGGAAAACTCCAGGAGGCAAGGAAAGGGACCCGGGACAGCCCCGACTCTGGTCCGAGACTGGCCAGGCACAGTCCTGGAATAAAGCCTGCCTCTCCAGCTCTGTCTGTTTCTCGCCAGGCCTGGGTGCAACTGAGCCAAATGGTCAGGGCCTGGGTCTGggccctgggtggggaggggtcggtgGTCTGAGCTTCTTGCTCCTCTCGGGGTCTGGAAGTCCCGATCATCCAgtacccttctccctgcctcctgagctGCAGGAACGGCACGGCTCAGTCCCAGGCCAtggtggggcggggcagggggcagggggcaggggcagagggcaggggtggcGGCTTTGGCTGGTGGGGAATGAAACGCACACGCCCAGCTCCTGACCACAGCTCTCCTAGCAGCCCAAGTTTACGGGCCCGACCCTTCCGGCTGCCGCCCCCggatttaaggtggggagagtggaaggagagggagaggcaaaggagggggaagcggggtgtgtgtggggggggaaggtAATCTGATCTCTGACGATCAATGACTCAGCTTCATCCCGGGGAGACTTTACCCCTCCCCTACCTGGCTGTGGGCCAGGCCTAGCTGGGGCCTAGCCGGGGCCGGGGACCCTTGGGAAAGAAAGGTtgcggggacaggggaggggaaggggtccccGCGACTCGGCCCTAATCAGCCGGGAAGGGACGCGGGGGGTCACGGGGTCTCCTCGGACGGACCTCGCCCCTCGTCCCCTGCCGTGCCGCCCGGGAGGGGTGGGTAAGGGGGCTCCCTTTGCTGCGAGCGCCCGAGCCTTTGACTTTAAAAAGAGGCAGATGGTTGGCGGGCGACGATGTGCCCTGGTGCGTGCTGTTACCTGCCTGGCAGCGACCTCGGAAACATCCCGGGCCTGCCtaaccgcctccccgcccccagccttccccctccctccggaaCCCCCTCCCTACCGTggacccggcccccgccaccgcttcctcactccccaccccgtGACCAGCCCCTGACCCCTCATCCCACCACCATCCCGGGaacgggggtgggggtcaggcatGCCTACGGGCTGGGGAGCGGGAGAACGGCCTCTGCGGAACCACCCTCGGCCCCCTATTCCTGCCGGGCCCCGGGAAGCAGCCAGGCAGGTGGGGAAAACGAGTCAGGAGTGAATTCCCAGCCCCGTGGCTCCCTTTGGTCCAGCGGCAGGGCCCGCTGGCGCCCGTGCCCGTTTGCTGGCGCAGACCGTGCCCGGGCAGGAGTCCTATCGGAGGATGGAATCGATCTGTTCTGCAAAACCAGCCCCGGGCACTGGCCCGCTGTGGCCTGAAGGGCACGACTGGAGGCTGCACCGCTGCCTCCCTGCCCAGGATGGTGGTCACCCCCAACTGGCGCTTGGCTCCCCGCGGGCCAGACCTGGAGCCTTTTTGGCACCTGGGGCGGAACCCCAATCTGAGCCCCCTTCCCAGTTCCAGCTtcaggtggaaagggcacgggactgggaatcaggaaacaggggcctactctcggctctgccccggTCTGCTGGGtagctttgggccagtcactgaacctctcggtttcctcatctctaagatggaaagaagatctgattatcttgtgtcgacttagcactgaataaacacatagtaaaaaatagaattattaataattaaccaAGGGAGATGGTGCAACCTGACAGAGCCTTGGGCACCTCCCTCCTCAGGCATACTCTCTCCACAGCGCCAGGGATGGGCACTTTCAGCTCGTCACAGGGTGACAATCGCCCCACTTGCCCAACTGTGCCAACTCCAGCCAGACCCTTCCCCTTGCTGGGGGTCCCTTCTCAGCCCGGTCTCCATGGGAGGCCCACCGGGGCTGAGAGGGCAGTGCCTGGCTCGTATCTGGTAGACGCCATCGTGGACCCCAAATTGGGGTCAGGACACAGGCCAAGGGTCAAGCCAGGGCCCCCAGAGTCCGCCAGAATTACTCTAGACCCCCAGGGtctgcactgggagtcagaggtcatgggttctaattccggttccttcacttgtcagctgtgcgactttgggcaagtcatttaacttctctgggcctcagttacctcatctgtaaaatggggattaagactgtgagccccacgtgggataacctgattaccttgtattccccccagcgcttagaacagtgcttggcatatagtaagtgcttaacaaatgccatcatcattattattatgcatattAACAGAGGGATGTGGGGCTGGGCCAGACTTCCAACTTCCACCCTGGGTCGTTCCAAATCAGTATTAGTGATGGTGCACCTAGGGGGTACAGAACGCTGTAAAAGGGAGATCTAAtaatagacagggtccctgcccccagggagtttATTCGGGGAGGCAGGCACTGAATACATTTCAGATTGGAAGAGGCGATAAGATAGGcgaggaggggtggggtgagcacttcattcaatagtatttactgagcgcttactatgtgcagagcgttggactaagcgcttggaatggacaataggGTGGCCCTTGAAGAGCCACCCTCTGCTGAAGAGGAACCAGAAACAGTCTGGGGTCTCGGGGCCTCCGGAAGAGTGGCAAAGTCCAGAAAGTCCACGCCGGCCTGGGTCCGTTACCGGGCCGaggtccgggcccggggccgcgcgGCCTCCGGTAGCCAAATGACCACCGCGCCGCGGGCTCCCTCTACCGGCCCAAGGCGCCTCCTGCACCCTACCATCCGAACCCCGTTAATAAGAACaaggacggtatttgttgagcgcttactgtgggccaagcactgttctaagcgctggggtggagagagggtaatcacgtgtcccacgaggggctcacgcttttaacccccattttacagatgtggtgactgaggcccagagaagcgaagttgaACTAACTGGCCGCCTACTATAACCAGAGCCCtggtactcagagaagcagcgtggctcagtggaaagagcccggggttgggagtcagaggtcatgagttcgaatcccggctctgccacttgtcagctgtgtgactgtgggcaagtcacttaacttctctgtgcctcatctgtaaaatggggatgaagaccgtgagcctcacgtgggacaacctgattaccctgtatccaccccagcacttagaacagtgctctgcacatagtaagcgcttaacaaataccaacttcttttttttttttactctaatgTTAATGACgatagcgtttgttaagcgcttactgtgggccaagcgctgtgggagatatgaggtaatcagggtgtccctcgtagggctcagagatccccgttttacagatgagggaaccgaggcccagagaagttaagtgacttgcccgaagtcacacagctgacacgagtggcggaaccgcgatcagaacccacgacctttgactcccaagtccaggttctttccactaaaccacgctgcttctcacgctactGTGGGCTGAGGGGAGCACGCTATGGTTActagacatgacctctgccctcagggaacttaaaaATCGGCATGGGAATCAGACGCTAAAATGAATTACGGTTAGGATCAATCTATTAGtgcggccaagtggaaagaacaagggcccgggaggcagagcacctgggttctaatcccctctctgccctttaATGACTGCGTGACctttggtgagtcacttcacttctctgtgtctcgtttccctcatctccaaaatggggattcaatacctacctgttccccctcctatttagacagtgagccccgtgtggaccccgattatcctgtatctacctcagtgcggtgcttggcaggtagtaaacacttaagaaataccactattattgaaTTATGCCTTCTCCCCCTTGTGATGTCCTTGCTctcggatttgccccctttaataatgttggcttttgttaagcgcttactacgtgcagagcaccgttctaagcactggtggagatacacggtcatcaggtggtaccacgtgaggctcacagttaatccccattttacagatgaggtcactgaggcacagagaagtgacttgcccacagtcacacagctgacaagtggcagagccaggagtcgaactcatggcctctgactccgaagggcaggctctttccactgagccacgctgcctccctttattccccccccccacagcacttatgtacttatctttaaattatatattacattatttatattcacacctgtctccccctctagactgtaagctcatcgtgggcgaggaacgtgtctaccacctgggttctatctcctctcctaagcgctcggtacagggctcggcacaccttaagcgctcaacaaatccaacGGGCTGAGCGAACGTTATTAGGTGCGGCGGAGAGGAGTAAGCGTCGGGGACAGGACTACCTCCTAGACGCCCCCCGGTTGGCTTTCCCGTGGTGGCCCTCAGCCCGCCCACTTCCGGGCCGCCTGCCTCCGCTTCCGGCAGGttgggggcgggctgggggcgggcccGGAGCCGCTTTCCGCCGGGGCCGAGGTGAGCGGGCTCCCGCCGGcctgggggggtagggggagccgggggagccgggggagccgcTCGAGCCGCTCGCCGCCGGCCGGTCCTGCCGGGCCCCGCGTTCACCCCCGCTCCATCTCTCATCTCCAGACCCAGACGCTGCCCCCTTTAGCCCCTGGCTTCTTTAGCCCCTGGCCCGTTTAGCCCCTGTCTTCTTTAGCCCCTGTCTTCCTTATTCTCTGGCCCGTTTAGCCCCTGTCTTCCTTAGCCCCTGGCCCGTTTAGCCCCTGTCTTCTTTAGCCCCTGTCTTCCTTATTCTCTGGCCCGTTTAGCCCCTGTCTTCCTTAGCCTCTGGCCCGTTTAGCCCCTGTCTTCTTTAGCCCCTGGCCCGTTTAGTCCCTGTCTTTCTTAGCCCCTAGCCTGTTTAGCCCCTGTCTTTCTTAGCCCCTGACCCGTTTAGCCCCTGTCTTCCTTAGTCCCTGACCTGTTTAGCCCCTGTCTTCTTTAGCCCCTGGCCTGTTTAGCCCCTGTCTTCCTTAACCCCCGTCTTCTTTAGCCCCTGTCTTTCTTAGCCCTTGTCCCGTTTAGCCCTGTCTTCTTTAACCCCTGGCCTGTTtagcccctgtcccatttaaCCCCTGTCTTCTTTAGCCCCTGGCCCATATAGCCCCTGTCTTCCTTAGCTCCTGTTCCGTTTAGCCCCCACCTTCATTAGACTCAGTCCCTTTAGCCTCCTTCTCTTTTAACTCCTGGCTCCTTTAGCCCCCTTCTCCTCTAGCCCCTCTCCTCTCTAGCCCCTGGCTCCGATAGCCCCTGTCTTCTTTAGCCCCCCCCATCATCTTCAGTCCCTATCTTCTTTCCCCTGTCTTCTTTATGTAAGTcctgaggagctgagggaggggtgaataaagggtgcaaatccaagcgcaaggtcaacatagaagggagtgggagaagagaaaatgagagcttagtcggggaaattatatatgataaattatttacattaatgtctgtctccccctcagcttgttgtgagcagagaacatgtctaccaattctattatagtgtactctcccaagcggttggtacagtgctctgcaaacagtaagcgctcaagaaatttgactgaatgacctTCTCTTggacctcctctctgcctctgtctctgtgggggctctgggctggggacattttgggggggggagcagagaggggaggggaacccATTGGACCCTTGCAGCTTTATTATCTGGTAGGGGGTGGCAGGGAAACAGGACTGGAGGGCATCCAGTGTGACTTGCAGCCCAGAGAAGGGTTGTCCCGGAAGGGAGCGAAGAGAagataaaaggggagagaggctggacagCCTCGTGGGTAGCTTGACCAGGGAGGGCCTGACAgggtctcctctctccttcccagtatGAGCACCTGACTTGAGGGTAACCTTATACCACCATGGCCTTCCCCAGCAGGAGGAGACCAGGCCGGGGTCCCAGCTCCCTGCCTGGTCTGATGGATCTTTCCCCGAGCCGACCGTGGTGATCGACCATGGCGCAGAGCTCCCGAGCCGGCCCTGAGGGTGGACGGCTCGAGTACCTGCAGGCCCTGGTCACCGAGTTCCAGGAGACCGAGAGTGAAGGTGAGAGTGGCAGGTACAGAGGAGGTGGGAGCTAAACCGGAAGGCATTTGATCACAGGGTCACCCACCCTCTCTTGGACCACTCCATCGAGGACACCTTCCATTTCCCGGGCCCGTCCCTCTGCTTCTCGGGCCACGGCCCCTCCCGTGGTGACCCCTATGTTTTCTCTCTGCAGAAGCCAAGGAGCAGGTCTTAGCCAACTTGGCCAACTTCGCCTACGACCCAAATAACTACCAGCACCTGCGGCAGCTGCAGGTCCTGGACCTGTTCCTCGACACCCTGAGCGAGGACAGCGATACCCTGGTGGAGTTTGCCATCGGTGAGGGGTGAAAACATGCGTGCTTGCACACGcacgcacgtgcacacacactctatctctctttctctctcttcctctcacccccctaccacaccttttaataataataataatgttggtatttgttaagcgcttactatgtgccgagcactgttctaagcgctggggtagacataggggaatcaggttgtcccacgtggggctcacagacttaatccccattttacagatgagggaactgaggcacagagaagttaagtgacttgcccacagtcacacagccgacaagtggccgagctgggattcgaactcatgagccctgactccaaagcccgtgctctttccactgagccacgctgcttcaccttttgttttctccctcttctctttggcctcccctgcccctccaggccGGGGCAGGGCTCACTGTCTGGGCTGGAGAACTTCTGCTCTTGGGCACCATAGGCGGGTGGTATGCTGGGGCTGGATTTGGAGCCCGTGGGGCCAGGAGATGTTCTGGGCCTTGGGCCCCAGTAGGGACATGGAGAATTGGGGTAGAGGCGAGGGTCGAGTTGGCAAGGGCAGGGTAGGGGCCTGGGAGAAGCCCACTCCTGGCCGAGCCCAACGATAGCAAGCCTCGGAGAGGGGGATGCCGTGTCCACGGGTCTGGGGGCCCGGGGCTGACCGAGACTCCCACTTTGCCTCTGCCCCAGGTGGTCTCTGCAACCTCTGCCCTGACCCAGCCAACAGGGAGCACGTCCTGCAGGCCGGAGGCGTCCAGCAGATCATCGGCTGCCTGTCCAGCCCGAACGAGGAGACGGTGATTTCGGCGGTGACGACCCTCATGTACCTGAGCGGGCCGTGGGCCCgacgggcgggccgggagccgacggcggcggcggccccggtgGTGGAGTGCATGCTCCGCTTCTCCCTCTCCGCCAACCGGCGGCTCAGCAACCTGGCTGTCATCTTCCTCGAGGACTACTGCTCCCCGGAGCAGGTGGAGGAAGCCCGCGGACTGAGCGGACACACTGCCCTGGGCATCCCGCTGCCCCAAGACTGACGAGGGGGCCGGGGTACGGCCCcgcggcctttggagtcagggcccgAATCCCCACGGAGGCCCGAACCCCCACGGATTTGCAGAGTGACAGTGGGAATAAATGGAGTCAGTCGCTGAGACGGTGAGTGCACTGCTGTCCTTCTGGCAGGTcgagccccgggcggggggggggtctgtgaTCGGCCGCCCATCCCCGGCGGAGAGGGGGTGGCGAgtgcaggggccggggaggaacGAGGTCACTCGGCCATATGGAGTGAAAAGGGAGCTGGGGGGCGGTGCTGGGATAGAGTGTGGCCTGGGAGTGACCAAGCTCGGTCAGCCCACGGGGGCACGGACTGGGGCCGGCAGTAGCGCAGCAGTCAGTGCTGGTACCTCGCCAGCGGGCCAGTGCAGAAGACAACCTTGCTACtgcaaagatggggaggggggaggaacttggcggggggcggggcctgtctgCCTGCCGGAGgcggccccatcccctcccctggcccgcccctccactccactcccCACTGTCCCCGCTCCCGTTACTCCCCCGGTTGGCTCTTCCCCTGCACGGCCTCGGTGGGCGCCGGAGTGGGCTCCAGCCCCAGGAAGCAGCCGGGTGCCTCGTCCAAGCTGATCGCTTTATCAAGGGGTCAGTCAGTTGGGGAGCCTGCGAGGTCCtagggggccgggatggggctgagggggcggtGAGGatagccgcccccccgccccaccgacaCACCCCGGCGATCGGGTCCAGGCCGGGCCTCTCGTCTGTCTCCGTCTGGGTCCCTCCCGTTCCGGGGTCCCTCACTTGCCCGTCCCGTTCGCGGGCCGAGAAGCCCCGGCACTCGCTCCAAGGAACCGATGGCTGCTTTACAAACAGGTGAGGACGCGGCGAGCCGGTGCCCCGGACACTGGGAAGTTTGCAAACCGGGAGCGGTGACtgaccttccctcctctcctctctctacctcccgtgcgtccttctccctcttccctccccagcccaactCCCACGGCCCCTTCCCGTTACCAAATCCCGAGTCTGGGGTGGCCTTGGTGCCCCACCCTTCCCCAGAAGCCTCCTCCGGCACAGGgatcctctactgtactctcccaggtgcttagtacagtgctctgtaattaGCAGACACTCGGTAGAGTACTGCTTAAATCgagtcccctgtaggacagggactgtgtccagcctgattagcttgtgtctaccccagtgcttagtacagggcccggctcatagtaagtgcttaaatacggtTATTATCGCTAATAGTCATGaaatcttttaagcacttacgctgAGGCTTGGCAGATAATCCAATCGGACGTAGTCCCCACGGGGCCCCTCGtctatgagggagagagagcagggataataataagggtgaggacgctgaggcccagagaggcgagtcTTGGGAttcggagaggagggggcggcaaTAAGGCGGCTTCCCTGGAGTGAGGCCAGACCACTGCCCCATGGCTACCTGCCGCCTCAGTCCTGGCACTGGAACGTGGCCCTGTGGCCCCGTGACTCAGCTTGCCTCAGAAGGGCCCACGGGAAAGGATGGAACAGGGAAACTCCAACTCCAGTAAGAACAGGACTGGACTTCCTCCATTTTAGGACACCAGCTTCAGGAAGGCTCAAGCCACAGTATCAGTAGGAGACGTTCCCTGCAAGCTTGAGGACTGACAGGGGCCTGCCTCCGAGCCCAGAGTCCTATGGCCGTGGAGTCCACCTGCACACTCCTgaggccttttttttaaaaatggtactttttaagtgcttattctgtgtaaatccctgtcccacttaggggtcACAATCCaacgaggagggagaacagatattcaatccccattttacagatgaagcaaatgAGGCACTGAAAAAACAGTCGacgagtggtatttatggagcactggggaaagggttgtactaagt
The sequence above is drawn from the Ornithorhynchus anatinus isolate Pmale09 unplaced genomic scaffold, mOrnAna1.pri.v4 scaffold_264_arrow_ctg1, whole genome shotgun sequence genome and encodes:
- the ARMC7 gene encoding armadillo repeat-containing protein 7, translating into MAQSSRAGPEGGRLEYLQALVTEFQETESEEAKEQVLANLANFAYDPNNYQHLRQLQVLDLFLDTLSEDSDTLVEFAIGGLCNLCPDPANREHVLQAGGVQQIIGCLSSPNEETVISAVTTLMYLSGPWARRAGREPTAAAAPVVECMLRFSLSANRRLSNLAVIFLEDYCSPEQVEEARGLSGHTALGIPLPQD